A single Anopheles arabiensis isolate DONGOLA chromosome 2, AaraD3, whole genome shotgun sequence DNA region contains:
- the LOC120895810 gene encoding protein farnesyltransferase subunit beta, with amino-acid sequence MESNERPRTLSQYKRFQTNDEGRKTFSSIDQIKTEASIERIYDRYEQLAALDATLPKLLRGDHARYLQLSLERLSTAYESLDSSRPWMVYWILNAASILNLRFPHELLDRVVDFLVKCRGKDGGFGGGPGQDPHLATTYAAVNSLCIIGTDRALSAIDRPSLKRFMWSVRESNGAFRMHVGGEVDVRGAYCAISAAKLCSFTPEDEQRLFEGTSGWIAECQTYEGGFGGAPDLEAHGGYSFCAAAALMLLGGENRCDLKALLRWTVNRQMAYEGGFQGRTNKLVDGCYSFWQGALVPIVQGLIARAEGNQSIMNVSLFNRYALQEYVLICCQRPNGGLIDKPGKPADLYHTCYTLSGLAVAQHCETHSPPLVLGDERNEVLPTHPVHNIPPKAALDAYRYFLELDQPGSASEENHCNGKSADPMDACSENESDRQTSSSHMSSEDSSSNYTSSRASEY; translated from the exons ATGGAATCGAACGAGAGGCCCCGCACGCTGTCGCAGTACAAACGCTTTCAAACGAACGACGAGGGCCGGAAAACGTTCTCCTCCATTGATCAG ATAAAAACCGAAGCATCGATCGAGCGGATCTACGACCGGTACGAGCAGCTGGCGGCCCTTGACGCGACCCTGCCGAAGCTGCTCCGGGGGGACCATGCCCGCTACCTGCAGCTGTCACTCGAGCGCCTCTCGACCGCGTACGAAAGCCTGGACAGTAGCCGGCCCTGGATGGTGTACTGGATACTGAACGCGGCCAGCATCCTGAACCTGCGCTTTCCGCACGAGCTGCTCGACCGGGTGGTGGACTTTCTGGTCAAGTGCCGCGGCAAGGACGGCGGCTTCGGGGGCGGACCGGGCCAGGATCCGCACCTGGCCACGACGTACGCGGCCGTCAACTCGCTGTGCATCATCGGCACCGACCGGGCACTGAGCGCGATCGATCGGCCCTCGCTGAAGCGGTTCATGTGGTCGGTGCGGGAGAGCAACGGCGCCTTCCGGATGCACGTCGGCGGGGAGGTGGATGTGCGCGGCGCCTACTGTGCCATCTCGGCCGCCAAGCTGTGCTCCTTCACGCCGGAGGACGAGCAGCGGCTGTTCGAGGGCACGTCCGGCTGGATCGCGGAATGCCAAACGTACGAGGGTGGGTTTGGCGGCGCGCCCGACCTGGAAGCGCACGGCGGGTACTCGTTCTGTGCTGCGGCCGCCCTCATGCTGCTCGGGGGCGAGAACCGCTGCGACCTGAAGGCGCTGCTCCGGTGGACGGTGAACCGGCAGATGGCGTACGAGGGCGGGTTCCAGGGCCGCACGAACAAGCTGGTCGACGGGTGCTACTCGTTCTGGCAGGGCGCGCTCGTACCGATCGTGCAGGGGCTTATCGCACGGGCGGAGGGCAACCAGAGCATCATGAACGTGAGCCTGTTCAATCGCTACGCGCTGCAGGAGTACGTGCTGATATGCTGCCAAAGACCCAACGGCGGGTTGATCGATAAGCCGGGCAA ACCAGCCGATCTGTACCACACCTGCTACACGCTCAGCGGACTGGCCGTCGCCCAGCACTGCGAAACACACAGCCCACCGCTCGTGCTGGGCGACGAGCGGAACGAGGTGCTGCCGACGCACCCGGTCCACAATATTCCACCCAAGGCAGCGCTGGACGCTTACCGGTACTTTCTCGAGCTCGATCAACCCGGATCGGCCAGCGAGGAGAACCACTGCAATGGCAAATCGGCCGACCCGATGGACGCTTGTTCGGAGAACGAGTCCGACCGGCAAACGTCCTCGTCGCACATGTCGTCcgaggacagcagcagcaactacaCGAGCAGCCGAGCGTCGGAATATTGA